One window from the genome of Actinomycetota bacterium encodes:
- the leuD gene encoding 3-isopropylmalate dehydratase small subunit, with the protein MRPFTSHTGRALPLDRADVDTDQIIPAEHLKRIERAGFGPFLFAEWRTDPSFVLNDPRFEGASILLAGANFGSGSSREHAVWALEDAGFRAVIAPSFADIFRNNCGKIGLLALELPEASVQRLMDLAHTDPRSEITVDLEALRVSSSAGEEPFTIDPYTRWRLIEGLDDIGLTLRREAEIARYEAKRPTRLPSVTG; encoded by the coding sequence ATGAGGCCGTTCACTTCGCACACGGGGCGGGCGCTCCCACTCGATCGCGCGGATGTCGATACGGACCAGATCATCCCGGCTGAGCACCTGAAGCGCATCGAGCGCGCGGGCTTCGGTCCGTTCCTCTTCGCCGAGTGGAGAACGGATCCGTCGTTCGTCCTCAACGATCCGCGATTCGAGGGCGCCTCGATCCTTCTCGCGGGCGCGAACTTCGGAAGCGGCTCGAGCCGCGAGCATGCTGTCTGGGCCCTCGAGGACGCGGGATTCCGAGCGGTCATCGCGCCGTCGTTCGCCGACATCTTCCGGAACAACTGCGGGAAGATCGGGCTCCTCGCTTTGGAGCTCCCAGAGGCGTCAGTCCAAAGGCTGATGGATCTCGCTCACACGGATCCAAGAAGCGAGATCACCGTCGACCTGGAGGCGCTCCGAGTCTCGTCGTCCGCCGGCGAGGAGCCGTTCACGATCGACCCCTACACTCGGTGGCGACTCATCGAGGGTCTGGACGACATCGGCCTCACGCTTCGTCGGGAGGCGGAGATCGCCCGCTACGAGGCCAAACGGCCCACCCGCCTGCCTTCTGTGACGGGCTGA
- the leuC gene encoding 3-isopropylmalate dehydratase large subunit has protein sequence MSGTARTLAEKVWERHVVHRAEGEPDLLYVDLHLVHEVTSPQAFDGLRMAGRGVRRPDLTVATMDHNVPTGPGDVDPVSVKQMEALARNCAEFGIELFPTGHLGQGIVHVIGPQMGLTQPGLFIACGDSHTSTHGAFGALAIGIGTSEVEHVLATQTLPQSKPGTMAVTVEGELPEGVSAKDVILAIIARIGTGGGVGKIIEYRGSAIRGLSMEGRMTVCNMSIEAGARAGMVAPDDTTFAWLERRPHAPNGANWEDALDDWRTLPTDDGAAFDDDVVLDATKLRPHVSWGTNPGQTVTIDDVVPEPANDAAERALAYMALKPGMPIREIRPDTIFIGSCTNSRITDLREAASILRGRKVAAGLRAMVVPGSMLVKQQAEEEGIDLVFKEAGFEWRDAGCSMCLGMNPDRLDPGERSASTSNRNFEGRQGRGGRTHLVSPAVAAATAVAGHFATPQDLAGAAEDPRSERAGERTSSPQMNT, from the coding sequence ATGTCCGGGACGGCCCGAACGCTCGCCGAGAAGGTCTGGGAACGCCACGTCGTTCATCGCGCGGAAGGCGAGCCCGACCTGCTCTACGTCGACCTCCACCTCGTTCACGAGGTGACCAGCCCGCAGGCGTTCGACGGACTGCGCATGGCCGGCCGTGGCGTCAGGCGTCCTGATCTCACGGTGGCGACGATGGACCACAACGTGCCGACCGGGCCGGGTGACGTGGATCCCGTGAGCGTGAAGCAGATGGAGGCCCTTGCCCGCAACTGCGCCGAGTTCGGCATCGAGCTCTTCCCGACGGGCCATCTGGGCCAGGGGATCGTCCACGTGATCGGGCCGCAGATGGGGCTCACGCAGCCGGGGCTGTTCATCGCCTGCGGCGATTCGCACACGAGCACTCACGGCGCCTTCGGTGCACTGGCGATCGGGATCGGGACGTCGGAGGTCGAGCACGTCCTCGCGACGCAGACGCTTCCCCAGTCCAAGCCCGGAACGATGGCGGTCACCGTGGAGGGCGAGCTGCCCGAGGGCGTCTCGGCGAAGGACGTGATCCTCGCCATCATCGCGCGCATCGGAACCGGTGGTGGCGTAGGCAAGATCATCGAATACCGGGGAAGCGCCATCCGGGGACTGTCGATGGAAGGCCGCATGACCGTGTGCAACATGTCGATCGAAGCGGGTGCGAGGGCAGGCATGGTCGCGCCGGACGACACGACTTTCGCGTGGCTCGAGCGCAGGCCGCACGCGCCGAACGGCGCCAACTGGGAGGACGCTCTCGACGACTGGCGAACGCTTCCCACGGATGACGGCGCGGCGTTCGACGACGACGTCGTGCTCGACGCGACGAAGCTTCGGCCCCACGTGAGCTGGGGAACGAACCCGGGACAGACGGTCACGATCGACGACGTCGTTCCCGAACCGGCGAACGACGCCGCCGAGCGCGCGCTCGCGTACATGGCGCTGAAGCCCGGGATGCCGATCCGGGAGATCCGTCCCGACACGATCTTCATCGGCTCGTGCACGAACAGCAGGATCACGGACCTTCGCGAGGCGGCGAGCATCCTGCGCGGCCGAAAGGTGGCGGCGGGGTTGCGTGCGATGGTGGTTCCCGGCTCGATGTTGGTGAAGCAGCAAGCCGAGGAAGAGGGAATCGACCTCGTGTTCAAAGAGGCTGGATTCGAATGGCGTGACGCCGGTTGCTCGATGTGCCTCGGCATGAACCCTGACAGGCTCGATCCCGGCGAGCGCAGCGCGAGCACGAGCAACCGCAACTTCGAGGGGCGCCAGGGGCGCGGTGGCCGAACTCACCTCGTGTCGCCCGCCGTCGCGGCGGCGACGGCCGTCGCCGGACACTTCGCTACGCCGCAGGATCTGGCAGGGGCTGCGGAGGACCCAAGAAGTGAGCGAGCGGGCGAGCGAACGTCGTCTCCCCAAATGAACACATGA
- a CDS encoding IclR family transcriptional regulator — translation MGGTGRTTVTIADTGVGTLDRAVAILDAVESGVHRFTGIMHATGLPRGTTHRLIASLERHGFLSRYPGFGYRLGPRLLRLAHEGMRELPLRDVAHPSLERLARVTGESAQLYVRSGDERVCIDAVESQSELRTIVRVGASLPLHAGSAAKVFLAFAPDRGRHVRKAADPVRFGRDVEVVLTRGWASSVDERQQGVGSVSAPILGDRDALLGVVSISGPSSRMSKANARRYVPALQEAARRIESALGVPG, via the coding sequence ATGGGCGGAACAGGCCGAACGACCGTGACGATCGCCGATACCGGCGTGGGGACTCTGGACCGGGCCGTTGCGATCCTCGACGCCGTCGAGTCCGGCGTCCATCGGTTCACCGGGATCATGCACGCGACGGGCCTTCCGAGGGGCACGACTCACCGCTTGATCGCCTCGCTCGAGCGTCACGGCTTCCTCTCGAGGTATCCGGGGTTCGGGTACCGGCTCGGACCGCGACTGCTCCGTCTGGCCCACGAGGGAATGCGGGAGCTCCCGCTGCGCGACGTGGCGCATCCTTCCCTCGAGCGCCTCGCGCGTGTCACGGGCGAGAGCGCACAGCTGTACGTGCGGTCGGGCGACGAGCGCGTTTGCATCGACGCCGTCGAATCGCAGAGCGAGCTCCGAACGATCGTCCGGGTCGGCGCGTCGCTCCCGCTCCACGCCGGATCCGCCGCGAAGGTGTTCCTGGCGTTCGCACCCGATCGGGGGCGACACGTCCGCAAGGCCGCCGATCCGGTTCGGTTCGGCCGCGACGTCGAGGTCGTTCTGACGCGCGGATGGGCGTCGAGCGTCGACGAACGTCAACAGGGCGTGGGCTCGGTCAGCGCTCCCATCCTCGGCGACCGCGACGCGCTGCTCGGCGTCGTCTCGATCTCCGGTCCGTCGTCGCGGATGAGCAAGGCCAACGCAAGGCGATACGTCCCTGCGCTGCAGGAGGCCGCGCGACGGATCGAGTCCGCCCTCGGCGTCCCCGGCTAG
- a CDS encoding PAS domain-containing protein — translation MDSDISAPHREGLFDGVFHGSLVGMVIARFDDGVVLEANDTFCSLAGLSIGDVLGSSVDDLGLWGDLGPERSRERLRQTGLIDGYDTTLTASEGETRIVRVSAELIEGVEPILVVRAFDIDGRTTAKARYLELREAEVRYRMLVEQIPAITYTLVPDSSAAEGYRGVYVSPQVTTLLGYSADEWISDPSLWLAAIHPDDRERVSRDSNAVGVAKRFESEYRMLAKDGTVRWFRDEAFFVEEPTTGARFWQGVMMDVTDAHIAAEQHAQTDAKYRNLVERIPAVVYLAGYGSDGDWVYISPQIEQLMGFTPEEWLAHPSPQGTFTHPDDLPGLLEAEERSHASAAPFRYEYRMRHRDGRWRWILDEASVVRDDDGNALFLQGVMYDITQRRHSEERLFALNRLNNTLLHTLSHDLKEPLTAIMGAASTLDRLDRDLDPAERAHLLKTMVERTKAMNALLSDLLDLDRLDRGFVEPRRFPCDLGELVQRLADRVELLHHRKVIIGDTRVTVNVDEPKVERIIDNLILNAVRYTPPWARIWVRVTRHDEGGATIVVEDEGPGVPDEHKLSIFEAFRRGPRSRSKPGSGIGLSLVARFAELHGGHAWVEDREGGGASFHVYLADGNADVTNGARDAVSVAQ, via the coding sequence ATGGACTCGGACATCTCCGCCCCGCACCGCGAGGGCCTCTTCGACGGTGTCTTCCACGGAAGCCTCGTCGGGATGGTCATCGCCCGGTTCGACGACGGCGTCGTCCTCGAGGCCAACGACACCTTCTGCTCGCTCGCAGGCCTGAGCATCGGCGACGTCCTCGGCTCGAGCGTGGACGACCTCGGGCTGTGGGGCGACCTCGGCCCGGAGCGCTCGCGCGAGCGGCTCCGCCAGACCGGACTGATCGACGGGTACGACACGACCCTCACGGCATCCGAGGGCGAGACACGCATCGTGCGCGTCTCGGCGGAGTTGATCGAAGGCGTCGAGCCGATCCTGGTCGTTCGTGCCTTCGACATCGATGGACGCACGACCGCCAAGGCGCGCTACCTCGAGCTTCGCGAGGCGGAGGTGCGCTACCGAATGCTCGTCGAACAGATCCCCGCCATCACGTACACGCTCGTTCCGGACTCCAGCGCGGCGGAGGGGTACCGGGGCGTCTACGTGAGCCCCCAGGTGACCACGCTGCTCGGCTACTCGGCGGACGAGTGGATCTCCGACCCATCGCTGTGGCTCGCCGCCATCCATCCGGACGATCGCGAACGTGTCAGCCGCGACAGCAACGCGGTGGGCGTGGCGAAACGCTTCGAGTCGGAGTACCGGATGCTCGCCAAGGACGGGACCGTGCGGTGGTTCCGCGACGAGGCGTTCTTCGTCGAAGAACCGACGACCGGCGCTCGGTTCTGGCAGGGCGTCATGATGGACGTCACCGACGCCCACATCGCAGCAGAGCAGCACGCGCAGACCGATGCCAAGTACCGCAACCTGGTCGAGCGGATCCCCGCCGTCGTCTACCTCGCCGGGTACGGTTCGGACGGAGACTGGGTCTACATCAGCCCGCAGATCGAGCAGCTGATGGGCTTCACGCCGGAAGAATGGCTCGCGCACCCCAGCCCGCAAGGGACGTTCACGCACCCCGACGACCTTCCCGGTCTTCTCGAGGCGGAGGAGCGCTCGCACGCGAGCGCAGCTCCGTTCCGTTACGAGTACCGGATGCGCCACCGGGACGGCCGATGGCGGTGGATCTTGGACGAAGCGTCAGTCGTCCGGGACGACGACGGCAACGCGCTGTTCCTGCAGGGCGTGATGTACGACATCACACAGCGCCGGCACTCAGAGGAACGGCTGTTCGCGCTCAACCGCTTGAACAACACGCTCCTGCACACGCTGTCGCACGATCTCAAGGAACCGCTCACCGCCATCATGGGCGCCGCCAGCACGCTCGACCGACTGGATCGAGACCTCGATCCGGCCGAGCGCGCGCACCTGCTGAAGACGATGGTCGAGCGAACGAAAGCGATGAATGCGCTGCTGTCCGATCTGCTCGACCTCGACCGGCTGGACCGCGGCTTCGTCGAGCCGCGGAGGTTCCCGTGTGATCTCGGCGAGCTCGTGCAGCGCCTCGCGGACCGGGTCGAGCTGCTGCATCACCGCAAGGTGATCATCGGCGACACGCGCGTGACCGTGAACGTCGACGAGCCGAAGGTGGAACGCATCATCGACAACCTCATCCTGAACGCCGTGCGGTACACGCCCCCGTGGGCACGTATCTGGGTACGAGTGACGCGGCACGATGAAGGTGGAGCAACGATCGTCGTCGAGGACGAGGGACCCGGCGTGCCGGACGAACACAAGCTTTCGATCTTCGAGGCGTTCCGTCGCGGACCTCGCTCGCGCTCCAAGCCCGGAAGCGGTATCGGGCTCTCACTCGTCGCGCGTTTCGCCGAACTCCACGGCGGACATGCGTGGGTCGAGGACCGTGAGGGCGGCGGCGCGTCGTTCCACGTGTATCTGGCCGACGGCAACGCGGACGTCACCAACGGCGCGCGCGATGCCGTCAGCGTCGCGCAGTAG
- a CDS encoding D-alanyl-D-alanine carboxypeptidase, with protein MNHGRKLGALVAATVALAPLVLVPDAVAGSATIELTASTAIVDFHEDVTVSGNVTGDATCVGPRQILLQWRPALSVSFATVATGTTAAGGAFSFAQSQEHSGAYRVQLPAVGGCAEATSGEALVGVRALVHATLVVGSNVAGSCADLTVVVSPPKAGQTVDVLKRDGGAWTIVETLTLDAISFAQTQLCVPANDIGVARFRVRWRAQDPLNETSTSRMLTFEVVKPKWIEQIDEAIGRRHVSVAVAEQGAFLYRHADAASRIPASTEKLLLAMASLDTFGPEHRIVTRVGAEGFRGGVVRGNLWILGRGDPFVDRRSMRAIAVQLVEAGVRRVTGRVMGSTSFFRHDWDAPGWNKVARDYVNRPTALTFESNHDPVAEREAADALMKLLERRAVQVAGRPGAGSPPPGLEFIAEIESDELQRLLATTLRSSWNFAAEVLGKGLGAEVRGRPGTIAKGAATIEGWAAHRGVRITAMDSSGLSYDNRVTAAGLVELLGQSEEETWGDDLRLALPRGGQGTLEHRLREVSVRAKTGTLEDVSALSGWVYAERLNAWVEFSILGSRISKSTAIHLEDRIVKILAEHAR; from the coding sequence ATGAACCACGGCCGAAAGCTGGGCGCGCTCGTCGCCGCGACGGTGGCGCTCGCGCCACTCGTCCTGGTGCCCGACGCCGTCGCGGGATCGGCGACGATCGAGCTCACCGCGTCGACGGCCATCGTCGACTTTCACGAGGACGTCACCGTCTCAGGCAACGTCACCGGCGATGCGACGTGCGTCGGCCCGCGACAGATCCTCCTGCAGTGGCGGCCCGCCTTGTCCGTCAGCTTCGCGACCGTCGCGACGGGAACCACCGCAGCCGGCGGCGCGTTCTCGTTCGCGCAGTCGCAGGAGCACAGCGGCGCGTATCGCGTCCAACTGCCAGCGGTCGGCGGGTGCGCGGAGGCGACCTCCGGCGAGGCGCTGGTGGGCGTTCGCGCGCTCGTCCACGCGACGCTCGTCGTCGGGTCGAACGTCGCCGGATCGTGCGCCGATCTGACGGTCGTCGTCTCGCCCCCGAAAGCTGGGCAGACGGTCGACGTGCTGAAGCGGGACGGTGGCGCGTGGACCATCGTCGAGACCCTCACGCTCGACGCGATCAGCTTCGCCCAAACGCAGCTGTGCGTCCCAGCGAACGACATCGGCGTTGCGCGTTTTCGCGTCAGGTGGCGCGCACAGGATCCGCTGAACGAGACGTCGACGAGCCGAATGCTCACGTTCGAAGTCGTCAAGCCAAAGTGGATCGAACAGATCGACGAGGCGATCGGACGCCGCCACGTCTCCGTCGCGGTTGCCGAACAAGGCGCGTTCCTGTATCGGCATGCCGACGCGGCGTCGCGCATCCCGGCGTCGACCGAGAAGCTCCTGCTCGCGATGGCGTCCCTCGACACGTTCGGCCCCGAGCATCGAATCGTCACGCGCGTTGGCGCCGAGGGATTCAGGGGCGGCGTGGTCCGTGGCAACCTGTGGATCCTCGGACGCGGCGACCCGTTCGTCGACCGACGGTCGATGCGCGCCATCGCCGTGCAGCTCGTGGAGGCGGGCGTGCGGCGTGTGACCGGTCGCGTGATGGGCTCGACGTCGTTCTTCCGTCACGACTGGGACGCGCCCGGGTGGAACAAGGTGGCACGAGACTACGTAAACCGGCCGACCGCGCTCACGTTCGAGAGCAACCATGATCCCGTTGCCGAACGCGAGGCGGCGGATGCGCTCATGAAGCTGCTCGAGCGCCGTGCCGTGCAAGTCGCCGGGCGGCCGGGCGCGGGCTCACCGCCCCCCGGGCTGGAGTTCATCGCGGAGATCGAGTCGGACGAGCTGCAAAGGCTCCTGGCGACGACGCTCCGCTCGTCGTGGAACTTCGCCGCGGAGGTGCTCGGGAAGGGACTCGGTGCAGAGGTGCGCGGAAGGCCGGGGACCATCGCCAAGGGCGCGGCCACGATCGAAGGCTGGGCCGCTCACCGCGGCGTCCGGATCACGGCGATGGACTCCTCCGGGCTCTCGTACGACAACCGCGTGACCGCGGCCGGCCTGGTCGAGCTGCTCGGCCAGTCGGAGGAGGAAACCTGGGGCGACGACCTGCGCTTGGCGCTCCCGAGGGGCGGTCAGGGCACGCTCGAGCATCGTCTCCGCGAGGTTTCCGTTCGGGCCAAGACCGGCACGCTGGAGGACGTCTCGGCGCTCTCGGGCTGGGTCTACGCGGAGCGGCTGAACGCCTGGGTCGAGTTCTCCATCCTGGGCTCGAGGATCTCCAAGTCGACGGCGATCCATCTCGAGGACCGCATCGTGAAGATCCTGGCCGAACACGCGCGGTGA
- a CDS encoding Lrp/AsnC ligand binding domain-containing protein, with amino-acid sequence MEAFIFLQVQAGVDASVARGVADLPGVVSVDVVTGPHDVVVRAEADSIDELGKRVLRPIQQIDGVTRTLTCPIMRRWTWLGDDASADRG; translated from the coding sequence GTGGAGGCGTTCATCTTCCTGCAGGTCCAGGCGGGCGTGGACGCGAGCGTCGCGCGGGGCGTGGCGGATCTGCCGGGCGTCGTGTCGGTCGACGTCGTCACCGGCCCGCACGACGTGGTGGTGCGGGCCGAGGCGGACAGCATCGACGAGCTCGGCAAGCGCGTGCTTCGGCCGATCCAACAGATCGACGGCGTTACGCGAACGCTGACGTGTCCGATCATGCGGCGATGGACGTGGCTCGGGGACGATGCGTCAGCCGACCGTGGGTGA
- a CDS encoding PAC2 family protein translates to MNAVSYQAKPDVYEPTVLCAFAGWNDGGEGATNALRTAREQWGSVPFASIDPEEFYDFQVHRPSVQLVGGRTRRIDWPANEFSWARVGGRYVVVFIGVEPNVRWRTYCEQILAVCSELGASVLVTLGAFLADVPHTVPAPVSASSGHRSWASRPGIVPAQYEGPTGIVGVLNDLALRAGVPAVSIWAASPHYLPQMTNPKVTLALLERMRDLLELHIDTGAVDLAARSWQREVDDAIEHDGNLGDYVKRLEDAAEQGLVADPSDVPSGEDLAAELERYLRERGSTDD, encoded by the coding sequence ATGAACGCGGTCTCGTATCAGGCCAAACCCGACGTTTACGAACCCACTGTGCTGTGCGCGTTCGCGGGTTGGAACGACGGAGGCGAAGGGGCGACGAACGCGCTCCGAACCGCACGCGAGCAGTGGGGATCCGTGCCGTTCGCTTCGATCGACCCGGAGGAGTTCTACGACTTCCAGGTGCATCGCCCCTCGGTCCAACTCGTCGGGGGTCGAACCCGGCGCATCGACTGGCCGGCGAACGAGTTCTCGTGGGCGCGTGTGGGCGGCCGGTACGTCGTGGTGTTCATCGGCGTCGAGCCAAACGTGCGTTGGCGGACGTACTGCGAGCAGATCCTCGCCGTGTGCTCCGAGCTCGGCGCATCGGTGCTCGTTACGCTCGGTGCGTTCCTGGCCGACGTGCCGCACACGGTCCCCGCGCCGGTCAGCGCATCGTCCGGGCATCGTTCGTGGGCGAGCCGGCCCGGGATCGTTCCTGCGCAGTACGAGGGTCCGACCGGCATCGTCGGCGTGCTGAACGACCTCGCCCTGCGCGCCGGAGTTCCCGCCGTGTCGATCTGGGCGGCATCGCCGCATTACCTGCCGCAGATGACGAATCCGAAAGTCACGCTCGCCCTCCTCGAGCGGATGCGCGACCTGCTCGAGCTGCACATCGATACGGGCGCCGTCGATCTGGCCGCGCGTTCCTGGCAACGCGAGGTGGACGACGCGATCGAGCACGACGGGAATCTCGGGGACTACGTGAAGAGGCTCGAGGACGCGGCCGAGCAGGGGCTCGTCGCCGATCCCTCGGATGTCCCGAGCGGCGAGGACCTCGCCGCGGAGCTCGAGCGCTACCTTCGCGAGCGCGGTTCGACCGACGACTAG
- a CDS encoding aldo/keto reductase — protein MELRRFGRADLEVPVIGLGTWTVFDVAPSDEAGPGAVVEGAFGDGVRLVDSSPMYGRAEAVLGRALTRAGVRASATVATKIWTPSIVEGRHQFESQLDFFGGRVDIEQIHNLVAWREHLGWLEDEVKLGRIGLLGATHWSEARFGELIEVMETGHLDSIQIPYNPLERKAEGEVLSQAEERGIGVIAMRPFAEGSLLAHAPSDPRVLRELGVETWAQALLKWTLSDRRVHVAIPATSSVEHARSNAAAGDPPWFDDEQRALVERVVARG, from the coding sequence GTGGAGCTTCGGAGGTTCGGTCGCGCCGACCTCGAGGTTCCGGTCATCGGGCTCGGCACGTGGACGGTGTTCGACGTCGCGCCGTCCGATGAAGCCGGTCCAGGCGCGGTTGTCGAGGGCGCGTTCGGTGACGGGGTTCGACTCGTCGACTCGTCGCCGATGTACGGCCGCGCGGAAGCGGTGCTCGGTCGCGCGCTGACCCGGGCCGGCGTTCGCGCCTCCGCGACGGTGGCGACCAAGATCTGGACACCGTCGATCGTGGAAGGTCGCCACCAGTTCGAGTCGCAGCTCGACTTCTTCGGTGGGCGCGTCGACATCGAGCAGATCCACAACCTCGTCGCGTGGCGAGAGCACCTCGGTTGGCTCGAGGACGAGGTGAAACTAGGGCGTATCGGTCTGCTCGGCGCGACGCACTGGAGCGAGGCGCGGTTCGGAGAGCTGATCGAGGTGATGGAGACGGGTCACCTCGATTCCATCCAGATCCCGTACAACCCGCTGGAGCGCAAGGCCGAGGGTGAGGTTCTGTCGCAAGCGGAGGAGCGGGGCATCGGTGTCATCGCCATGCGTCCCTTCGCGGAGGGCAGCTTGCTGGCGCACGCGCCGTCCGATCCGCGTGTCCTCCGCGAGCTCGGCGTCGAGACATGGGCGCAGGCGTTGCTCAAGTGGACGCTGAGCGATCGACGTGTTCACGTGGCGATCCCGGCGACCTCATCGGTCGAGCACGCGCGCTCGAACGCCGCGGCCGGCGACCCGCCGTGGTTCGACGATGAGCAACGCGCCCTCGTCGAGCGGGTCGTCGCGCGGGGATGA
- a CDS encoding zinc-dependent alcohol dehydrogenase family protein → MRAAIMDAPVRPLEMRDMHDPWPGPGEVRIRVAACAICRTDLHVLDGDLSEPKLPLVLGHQIVGVVETVGDAVADRAIGDRVGVPWLGWACGECDYCRSERENLCVRAVFTGYQRDGGYAELAVADGRFCLELPETYDDVHATPLLCAGPIGYRAYRMAGDVSSIGLYGFGNAARLVAQIARNEGRSVFAFTRPGDAETQREALELGCAWAGDSTESAPEPLGAAVVFAPAGELVPAALRSLARGGTVVCAEIHMTDIPSFPYELLWGERVIRSVANLTRRDGHEFLSLAAAAGVTTQVTTYPLDRSNDALDAARAGLGGTSVLVP, encoded by the coding sequence GTGCGCGCCGCGATCATGGACGCCCCGGTTCGCCCCCTGGAGATGCGCGACATGCACGACCCGTGGCCGGGGCCGGGCGAGGTGCGGATCCGCGTTGCAGCGTGCGCGATCTGCCGGACGGACCTGCACGTGCTGGACGGCGATCTGTCCGAACCGAAGCTCCCCCTCGTGCTGGGACATCAGATCGTCGGGGTCGTGGAGACCGTCGGGGACGCGGTCGCAGACCGGGCCATCGGCGACCGCGTGGGCGTACCGTGGCTCGGCTGGGCGTGCGGCGAATGCGACTATTGTCGATCGGAGCGCGAGAACCTGTGCGTCCGCGCCGTCTTCACCGGATATCAACGGGACGGCGGATACGCCGAGCTTGCGGTGGCCGACGGGCGATTCTGCCTGGAGCTCCCCGAGACGTATGACGACGTCCACGCGACGCCGTTGTTGTGCGCGGGACCGATCGGCTACCGCGCGTACCGGATGGCTGGCGACGTGAGCTCGATCGGTCTGTACGGGTTCGGTAACGCGGCACGCCTCGTGGCGCAGATCGCACGAAACGAGGGTCGGTCGGTGTTCGCGTTCACTCGTCCGGGCGACGCCGAGACACAGCGCGAGGCGCTCGAGCTCGGATGCGCGTGGGCGGGCGACTCCACGGAGTCCGCCCCCGAGCCGCTCGGCGCAGCGGTCGTGTTCGCGCCCGCGGGCGAGCTCGTTCCGGCGGCGCTCCGTTCGCTCGCGCGCGGTGGCACCGTCGTATGCGCCGAGATCCACATGACCGATATCCCGTCGTTCCCGTACGAGTTGCTGTGGGGCGAGCGTGTGATCCGCTCGGTCGCGAACCTCACGCGTCGCGACGGACACGAGTTCTTGTCCCTTGCGGCCGCGGCCGGTGTGACGACGCAAGTGACGACGTATCCGCTCGACCGCTCGAACGACGCGCTCGATGCGGCGAGGGCCGGACTGGGCGGAACCTCCGTTCTCGTTCCCTAG
- a CDS encoding tetratricopeptide repeat protein, which translates to MVGTRLRRLRQARGLTQRQVGEPRYTHAYVSTVEAGRRRPSREALEHFASKLGVDAEELITGRPPGLETSLRMRLHDARVAISDGRFEETERELEHIRRDARRHSLSGIEARTEELHGLWLQRSGRPDLALERYQRAEELLRDEPAAARVDAVDGKAICFSALGDVRYAIFLLESLLDEIERSGLSDPDAIARIHASLVYSYIDAGLMAKAAESARELELLEPRIADPARIAQMHMNVARQYLAAGRIDDATASLQRAEDAYRALGLQTERGGAHLARGYVMLREGDADGARRELETARATFERTGNTKDLARTMNELARLAQLQGDRHKARALLEHAIALLATSDDPELAYAHLALGRVLAELDRTQGEKHVRAAIEIYVRTEQTIGLAVSYGTLGDLLREGGDDAGAIEAYRTGILAVEPLL; encoded by the coding sequence GTGGTCGGCACAAGACTGCGGCGACTACGCCAGGCGCGCGGCCTCACGCAGCGCCAGGTCGGGGAGCCCCGCTACACGCACGCGTACGTCAGCACCGTCGAGGCCGGGCGGCGAAGGCCGTCGCGTGAGGCGCTCGAGCACTTCGCGTCGAAGCTCGGAGTCGACGCGGAGGAGCTGATCACGGGGCGGCCGCCCGGCCTCGAGACCTCGCTTCGGATGCGTTTGCACGACGCGCGCGTCGCCATCTCCGACGGCCGCTTCGAGGAGACCGAACGCGAGCTCGAGCACATCCGCCGTGACGCCCGCCGCCACAGCCTGTCCGGCATCGAGGCAAGGACCGAGGAGCTTCACGGGCTGTGGCTCCAGCGCAGCGGACGCCCCGACCTGGCGCTCGAGCGTTACCAGCGTGCCGAGGAGCTCCTCCGCGACGAGCCAGCGGCCGCCCGCGTCGACGCCGTCGACGGGAAGGCGATCTGTTTCAGCGCGCTCGGCGACGTGCGGTACGCGATCTTCCTGCTCGAGAGCCTGCTCGACGAGATCGAGCGATCGGGCCTCAGCGATCCGGACGCCATCGCCCGCATCCACGCGAGCCTCGTCTATTCGTACATCGATGCCGGGCTGATGGCGAAGGCCGCCGAGTCGGCTCGAGAGCTCGAGCTCCTCGAGCCGCGGATCGCCGATCCCGCGCGCATCGCTCAGATGCACATGAACGTCGCGCGCCAGTACCTCGCGGCTGGACGGATCGACGACGCGACGGCGTCGCTGCAGCGCGCGGAGGATGCATACCGCGCGCTAGGACTCCAGACGGAACGCGGAGGAGCGCACCTCGCGCGCGGCTACGTGATGCTCCGTGAAGGAGACGCCGACGGCGCACGGCGCGAGCTCGAGACGGCGCGTGCGACGTTCGAGCGAACGGGGAACACCAAGGACCTCGCCCGCACGATGAACGAGCTCGCCCGCCTCGCCCAGCTGCAGGGCGATCGACACAAGGCGCGCGCGTTGCTCGAACACGCTATCGCCCTGCTGGCGACGAGCGACGATCCGGAGCTCGCGTACGCGCACCTCGCGCTGGGGCGGGTGCTCGCCGAGCTCGACCGGACACAGGGCGAGAAGCACGTCCGCGCGGCGATCGAGATCTACGTGCGCACCGAGCAGACGATCGGTCTGGCCGTCTCGTATGGGACGCTCGGCGACCTGCTCCGAGAGGGTGGAGACGACGCCGGCGCGATCGAGGCCTACCGCACCGGGATCCTGGCGGTCGAACCGCTCCTGTAG